In Rhodamnia argentea isolate NSW1041297 chromosome 1, ASM2092103v1, whole genome shotgun sequence, the genomic window ACATTTATTGCTCCAAATACAATAACACATTTCATTGTTCTTTAACTATGGTAGACTCAGTAGATTTTTCTTGTTAATGAGGTTACATATGATCACAAAACAGACCAAACCTGAAAACCTCAAGGCAAGCACACTCAATAAATATCTGTTTgaattttcatccttgaaaattcctttttcaaatgatttaccAAAGATTTCAGTCTCTTGATTTCTACTAGCATCGAGTTGACATCGTCCAACTCATCTATCAATGCAGGTTAAGTTTCATGTCATCCTTGAAGTAGATCCAAGATCACCTCCATTGCTCAATTTTGAAATATCTACAATTGAAGTCTTCTTTGTACGTGGCTCATCCATGGAGCCTTCTCCCTTGACTATGTTTTTCGTCCAAGCTGTTCTTGTTGGACTTCACAGCCCATAATAGTTGACTTTGCTCTTGGCTTTGTTCATGAAATCATGAGCCGTTTCTCCTGCTTCTACTCTCCATTGCAAATTCGACGAgatgattttcccaaatttgaaGAATTGGGTTTTGAGTTCGATTAGGGCTGTGgttcttgaaaatgaaaattgaatttttctccaatttgttgAAGTAAGGCTAGGGTTATTCAATAAGATGAGTAAGTGACCTAGTTTAGCTAAGTGGGCTCCACGTCACTatccttttcctctttcatttttttttctatttttctcttttttttttacatttttcatgAGGCATCTACATGGCACAAAATTAGTGCCCACATGGCCTcgcaaaatattcaaaaaagtcATGCCAGTGGTTTCCCTTATTCAAATTAGATAGAGTTAATGGAGATACTTAATTGCACCTTTTGGCCATTGCACACATGAAAGTACATTTTCGTtaagtttagaactttaatttgattgcGCTTATCCCTTTTGGTATATTATACTATTGATAAATAATAATTCATAAACCGCCAAATAACTAATGGTAATTAACTCAAGTGTGAGCTACCGATTTCATATAATAATTGGCGACttaaatgcacaaaaaaaatgtGGGTAAATTATACGAAGCcagcaattttcaaaatgtatCGATAGTTTCATATAAAATATGTTGACTTTAATATGTTTGTTAGAACAGTATGTACTTTTGAaacaagggttaataccaccaTAAACTTCAAAATATGCCTACTATGATATATTTATCTCAagctttttttgtgacacaaaaaatcccgaacttatacccatgtgacacatttacccaatttttttttgtgacatcaaaaatccaaaatttgtactcgcgtgacatatttaccctccgttatgGTTTTGTCGATGAGTACCGTTAAAATTTCAATGTGGCGGCTGATGTGGATAATGATTAGTTTCCCGCGTCTCTGTCGCTGCTGATTTCGGGCAAATTTTATGGTTCTTCGTTCatgattgctggaaataatCATTCTTTTCTGTGTTTGCTAGGAAATAACCGATCGCCAAATTAAACCCAATAAAAAAGACTGCCAAATTCTCGAGTAATTGATTCTTGACATCTCTGCATTCGAGAGATGATACCGGTTGATTAGATATGGTAAACAAGCACATTTtgtccaaccaaaattgattcCGACAGATGATAATTCCCTTATCCCGGTGTGATTGCCAGaaacaacaaaggaaaagaaagaaagcaaagacAGAGATCTGAGGTTCACTTTGTTATTATAATAATCCATTCAgtagaaaaaaacgaaaaaggagGATCAGCTAAGGAGAATCTTCACGTTCATTCATCTTCTGATGTCGCGTGGTCACAGTTTAAGCTACGCTAGCCGAGAACAGTTGCCTCAATCGTTGTCAAAATCGCTCGAGCTCACACCCCCACTCATCGATTGTCATTGGTGCCTTTGGAGGCTCATTGCCaccatcaaaattcaaatcacTACTGAAATCGCGGCCTAAGGCTCAATTTTGAGGTCGTGGGCGTTGTCATGTCCTCCAACTGCACACCACTAGTCACCATTCGTGCTTTTGTCGTCGTCGTCAGCACCTTTGTCATCGTCGTCAATGGTTGAGTAAATTGTCAAGATACCATtcggaaaggaagaaaatgaacaagGGAGCTCGGGCTAAAGACAGAAGAAAgtgaaaaggagaaaggaaaaataacgaTGTCTAATTCCAACAAACATGAACGACGAACCCTAAAATTTGCTCCAAATCAAGCTTCAGCAACAAAACCGGAGGAACAGAGGGAGCCacgtcagtttttttttttcaattagaatGGGGTCCTTTCACTTAAAATGCATAGTTTCCACATCAACTTCACCGTTATCAACTTAAAATGCATAGTTTCCACGTTAGCTCCGCCATTATCCACATTAGCTACCACATAAGATTTTCAACGGTACTCATTGATAAAACTATAACATATGATAGATGTGTCACACATATATAAGTTTAAGGCTtttagtatcacaaaaaaaaattaggataaatgtaTCGTACGGgtacaaatttaagatttttggcaTCACACAAtacaatttgggataaatatgtcacaataggcataatttaagatttgttgtggtattaactcttgaACAATCAAACAAAAATTGATAAACGGAGTTAAATAAGGGTTAGTGTGTTTAACTCCCCCATACATTGCACAcataaaaattggtaaattattaAAACGGATGGCATTTTTCAAATGATCGAATCAAAGTAGTATGTAGTGAAATAAGAATTGATAATTTCATATTATAACCGATAATTAAACTCCACAAATTAATATTGGTGACTTATTGGAAAAGAGTTGACAGTTATTTTAAAGTTGTATAGTTAACCGGTGAATGCAGCTggtaatttgataaaataatggGCAACTCCACAAAAACAAATACTGATAACATTACTAAAATATTGACTAATCTTCAAAAGAGTTGGTAACCGCGTGTAAAAATGACAAATAAATGTAAGTAGATTATCACAACAGTTGATAATTgtgaaaatacaaataaatgtCTCTACGTTTCAAAATCTTTCGGCAAAATACATAGGTTTAGCAAGAGAACTTCCAATTGAACTCATCTCTTTagcaagagaaatcactcatcCGGAAAAGACTACAATCACATAGCATAAGAACTTTGTCGGACAAACTAGGCCGCAGCTAATCCGGAAAGGAATCACCGGAATAAAAAGAACACGTCATCTTGATAGCTACATTAGCATACAAGAAAGTGGAATTGAAGATATTCTTTCCCCACCGGCTTATTTAGTGGGGCTAATTTAATATAATCAGGGGTTCATCTTACAGAATCAATCAGAAAATTGGTCTTGAATCAACAGGACCAAACTACATAAACTATGACTATGATAATGAtgcagaaggaaaaaagaaatactgTACATAGTAAGTTCTTGACTGAGTTTTATTGGGTAATGTATGCCATCTTCATCCATATCCATCCATTCAAGACAAAGGCTACTAGCTTACTTTCACATGCAGCCTGATAGGTAAAAATGAGCTAACGCAGCTTAAGTATGCATCAAAACTATGCAAATCCTCCGAAGATGGCTGtggttctaaatatttttgaagGACGCGGGGATATACCTCTTCGAACAGCACATGCCACCTTAGTGAGAATCATTGCTTGATTAGACGCAGTTTCCAGTTACCCTCACCGTCGATAAGCCGCAATTCCAACGTGTGGAACGGAATAAGAGCAGGACGCTAGAAAAAGAAACCGATGTAAGTCCATAGTAACGATTATGTAACTTCAACAAGCGGAAAAGAACTGAAGTCACACTATCAGAAGCATTGGGACACATCTAACATCACATTATAGTCCCCTAAAACTGACTAGGAgtccccatttttatttttatttttgctattTAGGAACCCCCATTTGAAAGGTCGACAATAACAATCATTGCTAAGAGAGACAGCTGAAAAGCAATCATAATACATATTCTACTTACCTGTGAGGAAGTGACAACAGTTATTCCCATATCAGCCGCAAGCCTGTACAAGTGTTCCTCGACATCAACACTTGTGGCACTGTGGACAAACGAAGGAGAAAGGGGAAGAAAGATAATACACAATGAGACATCATAGAAGTGTTCCGAGAAAAAACAAACGTTTGAACATTTGACATACTTAGTGCACTCATCGAGAATGCCAAACAGGGGCTTCTGGAAGAATAAACGAGCCTAGTGGGGGAAAAAGGTACGCATGTTAGAAGTAGATTAGGCAGCAGAATTTTGTCACAAAATGTGAAATGGCAATTCACTCACCATGCCCAATCTCTGTTGTTCTCCTAGAGAAAGGACATCTTcccaattattattattagcaTCCCAActacctccctccctctccagAAGGTAATTTAATCTGACGTTCTCAAGAATAGTTTTCAGATGCATGTCTAGGTGGGTCGAGTCATCTGATCTCTGATCTGAAATCACATTGCAATCCACAATAATAGCACTTAATCAGCCAcacgaaagaaaaaagagctaCAGAGCCCTTTTCTAATCTCCATCCATATCTTATTAATGAGCATGCCTCTCTTCTAGTTCTtgataaaaacaaagaaaagaacaaagattACATCTAATAAACACGTAATTTACCACTTCCATGAAACTGTGATAGTCTGATCTCTGCTTCCTCACGTGAAAGTGGATATATAATTTGATCCCTCAGAGTTCCTAAGCATGTATATGGCCGTTGGGGAACATAGAAAATCCCACAACCTGATCTtgcttcattaattgattgggaTGGTTTTGTGAGTCTTCCACTAACAATGGGCCAAAGACCTCGCAGAGCTCTAAAAACAGAACTCTTGCCGCTACCATTGGGACCTAAAAAACTCTGAATTTGTTATATGTACATTTTCCAGTATAGCAGACTAtcaaaagaaaccaaaagaaaaatctctaaCCAGTAACAAGTAAGCTCTTTCCAGATACAATATCACATGTCAACTTCCTGGCAAGCAATTTCTGTGCCGGGGTAATGACGTCCACTTTATAGAATGAAATGACGTCTTCAGAACGACGATTGCTGCTTTTTGATGGCAATATGGCATCAGATGCAGATACCCCTGATTGACCATCAACTTCATCAGTAGTGAGCAAAACATTGGGACTCCCAAGTAAAAATACAAACTGTGGACTGCTTTGCACACCACTAAATATGTTGAGGTAGCATTGACACAGTAAAAGTACGTAAgtctgaaagaaagaaaaagaaaaacattaaaaaggaaaagcagcACATTCATGCATATATGACTAGATAGACACTTTAAAACCTGCTTGACTAAGACCAAATATCATACTGAAGCACATTCCTACCAAAGAGCATgggcaaagaaaatatttaatcatcaATGCATTTCCAGAGAAAGA contains:
- the LOC115738825 gene encoding ABC transporter D family member 1-like isoform X1 — translated: MEDESLNPLRRMSSRTRKVAPKMVAALTSSDNRTQVWLSLPLSRHTFDFELSGGVNRIFELEELLDAAAQSGVSASDAILPSKSSNRRSEDVISFYKVDVITPAQKLLARKLTCDIVSGKSLLVTGPNGSGKSSVFRALRGLWPIVSGRLTKPSQSINEARSGCGIFYVPQRPYTCLGTLRDQIIYPLSREEAEIRLSQFHGSDQRSDDSTHLDMHLKTILENVRLNYLLEREGGSWDANNNNWEDVLSLGEQQRLGMARLFFQKPLFGILDECTNATSVDVEEHLYRLAADMGITVVTSSQRPALIPFHTLELRLIDGEGNWKLRLIKQ
- the LOC115738825 gene encoding ABC transporter D family member 1-like isoform X2 produces the protein MEDESLNPLRRMSSRTRKVAPKMVAALTSSDNRTQVWLSLPLSRHTFDFELSGGVNRIFELEELLDAAAQSGVSASDAILPSKSSNRRSEDVISFYKVDVITPAQKLLARKLTCDIVSGKSLLVTGPNGSGKSSVFRALRGLWPIVSGRLTKPSQSINEARSGCGIFYVPQRPYTCLGTLRDQIIYPLSREEAEIRLSQFHGNQRSDDSTHLDMHLKTILENVRLNYLLEREGGSWDANNNNWEDVLSLGEQQRLGMARLFFQKPLFGILDECTNATSVDVEEHLYRLAADMGITVVTSSQRPALIPFHTLELRLIDGEGNWKLRLIKQ